One window of the Paenibacillus beijingensis genome contains the following:
- a CDS encoding urea amidolyase associated protein UAAP2, with amino-acid sequence MTVFNRVESHRKAEDAVYDKTILAGDGWIHELKPGQVLRIVDLEGNQAADTLFYDADNPEDHYSAIATIARQENIYLTAGTTLLTESGKELLTIVADTCGRHDTLGGACSAQSNTVRYAHDKLHMHNCRDTFMLQLAQSDDERYLKRDLAPNINFFMNVPVTPEGGLTFEDGVSSPGAYVEMTAHIRTIVLISNCPQLNNPCNAYNPTPVRVLIWNE; translated from the coding sequence ATGACTGTATTTAACCGGGTGGAAAGTCACCGCAAAGCTGAGGATGCCGTTTACGACAAGACGATTTTGGCCGGAGACGGCTGGATACACGAGTTGAAGCCGGGACAGGTGCTGCGCATCGTTGATTTGGAAGGAAATCAGGCCGCAGATACGTTATTTTACGATGCGGACAATCCGGAAGATCATTACAGCGCCATCGCAACGATTGCCAGGCAGGAAAACATTTATTTGACAGCCGGAACGACACTTCTGACCGAATCCGGAAAAGAGCTGTTGACAATTGTCGCCGATACGTGCGGCCGTCACGATACGCTCGGCGGCGCCTGTTCGGCGCAGAGCAACACCGTGCGTTACGCGCACGACAAGCTGCACATGCATAACTGCCGCGATACGTTCATGCTTCAGCTGGCGCAGAGTGACGACGAACGATATTTGAAGCGCGATCTGGCGCCGAACATTAACTTTTTCATGAATGTGCCGGTTACGCCGGAAGGCGGATTGACGTTCGAAGACGGCGTTTCCTCGCCGGGCGCTTATGTCGAGATGACCGCGCATATCCGCACGATCGTACTGATCAGTAACTGTCCGCAGTTGAATAATCCATGCAACGCCTATAATCCGACGCCTGTCCGCGTTCTTATCTGGAATGAATAG
- a CDS encoding urea amidolyase associated protein UAAP1 has translation MTALWRSTIAGGGKWSGTVGRGKRITFTALEDGANLSLLMYHAHDPSERYNMPDTLKAQHTSHLTTGNVLMSDNGRVLASIVQDSTGWNDPIGGYTTKEQTDRKYGVTTYQEKRNERYRNGRDNFSVELVRSGLSVRDLMPPLNLFAKVYCDENGRMHHVPGHCKKGDAVSLRTELDLLLIVSNTPNPFDKRTGYPSVPVQIEVSAAEPVSLSDDACVNHCSENRRAFENTWAYHALRG, from the coding sequence ATGACTGCACTTTGGAGATCAACAATCGCCGGCGGCGGCAAATGGTCGGGAACGGTCGGACGGGGCAAAAGGATTACGTTCACCGCGCTGGAAGATGGGGCAAACCTGTCTCTGCTCATGTACCATGCCCACGATCCCAGCGAGCGCTACAATATGCCCGATACGCTTAAAGCCCAGCACACCTCGCATTTGACAACCGGAAACGTGCTAATGAGCGACAACGGTCGCGTTCTTGCCAGCATTGTACAGGACAGCACCGGCTGGAACGACCCTATCGGCGGATATACGACCAAAGAGCAGACCGACCGGAAATACGGGGTGACAACCTATCAGGAAAAAAGGAACGAACGGTACCGGAACGGCCGCGACAATTTCTCCGTGGAACTGGTGCGCAGCGGACTGAGTGTCCGCGATCTTATGCCGCCGCTTAACTTGTTTGCGAAGGTGTATTGCGACGAGAACGGCCGGATGCACCATGTTCCCGGCCACTGCAAAAAGGGCGATGCGGTTTCGCTGCGCACCGAGCTTGATCTTTTGTTGATCGTGTCGAATACGCCGAATCCGTTTGACAAGCGGACCGGCTATCCGTCCGTCCCGGTTCAAATCGAGGTTAGCGCTGCCGAGCCGGTTAGCCTAAGCGATGATGCATGCGTCAACCATTGCAGCGAGAATCGGCGCGCGTTTGAAAATACATGGGCTTATCACGCGTTGAGAGGATAA
- a CDS encoding APC family permease, producing the protein MKSNVKLTKSLRLSDIVFIGLAWMTPMVYFTVFGISFETSGGMITQAYLLAFVAIFFTACNYGIMSRTFPTSGSAYTYVAKSMHPNLGFVVGWAVLLDYFFSPLIASLSFGIYLNAQFPSVPVYIWITLLNVAITVINIMGIKISANISKIFVWIQILFILLFSAFLIRNLNGGMNVFQPFQTDAPFSAVLAGSALICFCFLGFDAITTMSEEAIDAKRTIPKAVIVMISIALIVYFIPSYLTQLVFPNVTFSNADTAGFEIVKMAGGAFLSAVFITVLILATFTQGLTSLTSVSRLLYVMGRDSVLPKRFFGYLHPKYKTPVINIAIGAIFSMLAIVISLESAVKFVSFGALTAFTFVNLSVIFQKFIKEKKRSPRQTVLYLIFPLIGAAFIGWLLTLLDLDALMMGGIWLVFGIGYYLIRKKRIGAGEEHSAIAEENSPIPNPVEL; encoded by the coding sequence ATGAAGTCAAATGTTAAGCTGACAAAATCGCTGCGGTTGTCCGATATCGTCTTTATCGGATTGGCCTGGATGACTCCAATGGTCTACTTTACCGTTTTCGGCATTTCGTTCGAAACGTCCGGGGGCATGATCACGCAAGCCTATTTGCTCGCTTTTGTCGCGATCTTTTTTACCGCCTGCAATTACGGGATAATGTCCAGAACGTTCCCAACCTCAGGATCGGCCTATACTTATGTTGCCAAAAGCATGCATCCCAATCTCGGGTTTGTCGTCGGATGGGCGGTACTGCTCGATTATTTCTTCTCGCCGCTAATCGCTTCCTTGAGCTTCGGGATATATTTAAACGCCCAATTTCCATCGGTACCCGTGTACATCTGGATTACGCTGCTCAATGTCGCGATTACGGTCATTAACATCATGGGCATAAAAATTTCGGCAAACATCAGCAAAATTTTTGTTTGGATCCAAATCTTATTTATTCTGCTGTTCAGCGCATTCCTTATTCGGAACCTAAACGGCGGCATGAATGTTTTCCAGCCGTTCCAGACCGATGCGCCTTTTTCCGCTGTTCTTGCGGGCTCGGCTCTGATCTGCTTTTGCTTCTTGGGCTTTGACGCCATTACAACAATGTCGGAGGAAGCGATCGACGCCAAACGGACCATTCCAAAGGCCGTCATCGTGATGATTTCGATTGCGCTCATCGTCTATTTCATCCCGTCTTATTTGACCCAGCTTGTATTTCCGAACGTGACTTTCTCGAACGCGGACACCGCAGGCTTTGAAATTGTGAAAATGGCAGGCGGCGCTTTCCTCTCCGCAGTTTTTATTACCGTCCTCATCCTGGCCACCTTCACCCAGGGGTTAACGTCCTTAACGAGCGTCTCCCGTTTGCTGTATGTCATGGGGCGCGATTCCGTATTGCCGAAACGCTTTTTCGGTTACCTGCATCCCAAATACAAAACACCGGTCATCAATATCGCAATCGGCGCCATTTTCTCGATGCTTGCGATCGTTATCAGTCTGGAATCAGCTGTTAAATTTGTCAGTTTTGGCGCTTTGACCGCTTTTACGTTCGTCAATCTTTCCGTAATCTTTCAAAAATTTATTAAAGAAAAGAAACGTTCCCCTAGACAAACGGTGCTCTATCTCATTTTCCCGCTGATCGGCGCGGCCTTTATCGGCTGGCTGCTCACTCTGCTTGATCTCGACGCTTTAATGATGGGCGGGATCTGGCTTGTTTTCGGCATAGGTTACTATTTGATTCGCAAGAAACGGATCGGTGCCGGAGAAGAACATAGTGCCATTGCGGAAGAAAACAGCCCAATACCAAATCCAGTCGAATTATAA
- a CDS encoding glycoside hydrolase family 66 protein — MLRRTKAWLYLSAALLVFEAVVPGIKGNESSIAYAKQASSIPLKPITKFAVGKARYNPGEKVTFTLQFDQSKDWSGKLNIRIYQLDTLVAEGSKPVTVLSSGSGSLEVGWTPPSTDYRGYLAKAWFDDAPDEAMTAAVDVSSDWTHFPRYGYVTEFPKEPLGQSDAKLKQLSQDYYLNGYQFYDWMWRHDVSVYSKTDDNGNPLRDENGGFISAPVDENTSITDLLGRSLYPLTIKQEVAAAQKYGSAAMAYEMNYAARENYEKFGVKPEWGLYNKDAKAPFDPLKDQVGFFFDGVKPNPTALYLQDPGNPEWRAYITKEFNRAVNEYGFDGIHLDQWGASDNDYLLDYTGNKRYYSLDFNKIINDTKDALTENNSKKNDVTFNMVGGNAGYSTVPAPGTKTDFDYSEIWQDKDRYKDLKQVINDTRSKNGHKAMVIAGYMNYKQATGISVDAASALDVPHTVTFQSRINKAPGWVGDFGKKDEDQIEFTVDAPEAGDYNLKLYYGHGNDAGSPEGYLTVNGVLQADHIAFDQKTDWGNPVAVKEFAGIPLKAGENKIKLQLHSNDLWLNIARLEAAGHGLDKMYQAVFANLISCKVDQYGNVYYFETDGDYVTFHVNVPSEGDYPIAVSYSVDKEAVSRNLYVNGDANSKQEVAFPSTGDWKDFRETAPVTVHLQAGDNTVTLKDEGSNDTGVKLQYLSLNGERYMAEFADTGWAPTQPALITKVPAVVAGKQVQNLKNGPDTIEFTIPSDAAVTKSVYFSYATANNVNGTLQINGSTPAPVSFASSGGWSGDGKLNVKPVSLPLIKGENKVRLSLENENNYLNLESIYLNRKRILVDDPSVVVTGGVQIVNTGDKAKTDNFGAGSVTFTAESDTDQDATLRLYYRSDMDLTWKLTVAGTELSLSTSKNGWYGDDWWKSADLPVHLNAGSNTIKAEVTNGYANLHGIDLLSNKFDSRAAAVNGIDNSKPFTDGFGGMYDTATIPVTGATGGDTPVVFHYKSNADLHYQLFAGDNQAPVDADFPGTGGAQGEHTLNVTLPPGDSTIRLQPEANLTDSIQLDKIDVGGTTIEAEDPAVKLTGGAEVAADAASAGYIDSFKQQGDYVQLQLANVTESGAYPLTVTYKNSGGAAVRSVYVNGRKAGSIELPSTGDSWSTATVNVYLKSSATDNEIMVKKEDGKTEEAGIQIDKLVVGGMTLEAEDGAIGWQPVVPRTGSITPVIGQTDDFGKAGQSVTFTIDAAEDVDHFDVLYRTDNNPVVSVLIDGVTAAASVPLSKTSGGWGGAFAAKTVKAKIAAGKHTVTLKMESDGQYVNVSSIVVGGDEYAVANAALTEAGGTPVKTKIGYADDFNDDGDFVTFNVKVPAEGSYNLVWKYVNETREVSREVVVNDAAPQTAAFPVHASWSDVTMSGVELKAGLNQVTIKVAGAEDDGIKLDALKVEQAASAFSKIYEAEKADFLPPMTFYKDTILNFGHIGDSVSFDIDVPQDGEASLIYTYSNPGSTTSRAVFIDGVRQNDLSGQPGRIYFDGTGSTESYSEDGYFIVPFLAKGTHRVTLKADELSEKGNIRIKQLTLGYFNEPSLRLMDAGLAALGATHIELGTAENIADGPNMLAHEYYPNRSKKLLNSTKANMMDYFKFNAAYENLLFDSREDTAAKLEVAQNGSLLPLSQDGARNTLWYTVRKNDDNKGFERYDVIHLINMLNNDDNWRNAADDPTEQTNLKVTYPIGISEKDAKKLKVFAATPDADHGMFKELNYAWDGTNLIIDLPSLQYWSMIFIDKDPQKAKVDKLFAEHGESDSHPGNGKQNQTTGELSGGADQDTSTDTGVLNDPGLRQATDGTNTIDRRQMDGNAFIQQPKSLND; from the coding sequence ATGTTGCGACGCACCAAGGCATGGTTATATTTATCCGCTGCACTGCTCGTTTTTGAAGCAGTCGTTCCGGGAATCAAGGGCAATGAAAGCTCCATCGCATATGCAAAGCAAGCTTCATCCATCCCATTGAAACCGATTACAAAATTCGCCGTGGGAAAAGCAAGGTATAATCCGGGAGAAAAAGTTACGTTTACGCTGCAGTTTGATCAAAGCAAAGATTGGAGCGGCAAATTGAACATCCGGATTTACCAGCTGGACACGCTCGTAGCCGAAGGCAGCAAACCGGTTACGGTGCTATCGTCCGGATCCGGCAGTCTCGAAGTTGGGTGGACGCCTCCATCGACCGATTATCGGGGCTACTTGGCCAAAGCATGGTTTGATGACGCTCCCGATGAAGCGATGACCGCTGCGGTCGACGTTTCCAGCGACTGGACGCACTTTCCCCGTTACGGCTACGTAACGGAATTTCCGAAGGAACCGCTGGGGCAGAGCGATGCCAAGCTTAAGCAGCTGTCGCAGGACTATTACTTGAACGGCTATCAGTTTTATGACTGGATGTGGCGGCACGACGTCTCCGTTTACTCCAAGACGGATGACAACGGCAATCCGCTCCGAGATGAGAACGGCGGCTTCATTTCGGCCCCGGTCGACGAGAACACGAGCATTACCGATTTGCTCGGCCGCTCGCTGTACCCGCTTACGATCAAGCAGGAGGTCGCGGCGGCGCAGAAATACGGCTCCGCGGCGATGGCGTACGAGATGAACTACGCCGCCCGGGAAAATTACGAGAAATTCGGCGTCAAACCGGAATGGGGTTTATATAACAAGGACGCCAAGGCGCCTTTCGATCCGCTCAAAGACCAGGTCGGGTTTTTCTTCGATGGCGTTAAGCCGAACCCGACGGCCTTGTACCTGCAGGATCCGGGAAATCCGGAATGGAGGGCTTACATTACGAAGGAGTTCAACCGCGCGGTCAACGAATATGGCTTCGACGGCATCCATTTGGACCAATGGGGAGCCTCCGATAACGATTACCTGCTCGATTATACAGGGAACAAACGTTACTATTCGCTTGATTTCAACAAAATCATCAATGATACGAAAGATGCTTTAACCGAAAATAACAGCAAAAAAAATGACGTCACCTTCAACATGGTCGGCGGCAACGCGGGGTACAGCACCGTGCCGGCCCCGGGCACAAAGACCGATTTTGATTACAGTGAAATTTGGCAGGACAAAGACCGTTACAAAGATTTGAAGCAGGTGATCAACGACACGCGTTCCAAAAACGGCCACAAGGCAATGGTCATTGCCGGTTATATGAACTACAAGCAGGCGACGGGCATTTCGGTGGACGCGGCTTCCGCCTTGGATGTCCCGCATACGGTCACGTTCCAGTCCCGGATCAATAAAGCGCCGGGTTGGGTCGGCGATTTCGGCAAGAAGGACGAAGATCAAATCGAATTTACCGTCGATGCTCCCGAAGCAGGCGACTATAACTTGAAGCTGTATTACGGGCATGGTAACGATGCCGGAAGCCCGGAAGGCTACCTGACGGTCAACGGCGTGCTGCAGGCCGATCATATCGCCTTCGACCAGAAGACCGACTGGGGAAATCCGGTTGCCGTGAAGGAATTTGCCGGCATACCGCTGAAGGCCGGCGAGAACAAAATTAAGCTGCAGCTCCATTCGAACGACTTGTGGCTGAACATCGCCAGGCTTGAGGCGGCCGGACACGGGCTGGACAAGATGTACCAGGCGGTTTTTGCAAACTTGATAAGCTGCAAAGTGGATCAGTACGGCAACGTCTATTATTTCGAGACGGACGGCGACTATGTAACTTTTCATGTCAATGTGCCGAGTGAAGGCGATTACCCGATTGCGGTCAGCTACAGCGTCGACAAGGAAGCGGTGAGCCGGAATCTGTACGTAAACGGAGATGCGAACAGCAAACAGGAGGTGGCGTTTCCATCCACCGGCGACTGGAAAGATTTCCGTGAAACGGCGCCGGTGACCGTTCACCTGCAAGCCGGCGACAACACCGTGACGCTGAAAGATGAAGGTTCTAACGATACCGGGGTTAAGCTGCAGTATTTGAGCCTGAACGGGGAGCGTTACATGGCGGAATTCGCCGATACCGGCTGGGCGCCGACGCAGCCGGCTCTGATCACGAAAGTGCCTGCCGTCGTAGCGGGCAAACAAGTGCAGAACTTGAAGAACGGTCCCGATACGATCGAATTTACAATCCCATCGGATGCTGCCGTTACGAAGTCGGTTTATTTTTCGTATGCGACGGCGAACAATGTGAACGGTACGCTGCAGATCAACGGCTCTACGCCGGCGCCCGTTTCTTTCGCGTCAAGCGGCGGGTGGTCGGGTGACGGTAAACTAAATGTGAAGCCCGTTTCTCTTCCGTTGATTAAAGGAGAAAATAAGGTCCGTCTCTCGCTGGAGAACGAGAACAATTACCTCAATCTGGAAAGCATCTACCTGAACCGTAAGCGGATTCTCGTCGACGATCCGTCCGTCGTCGTTACGGGCGGAGTGCAAATTGTCAATACGGGAGATAAAGCGAAAACGGACAATTTCGGTGCGGGCAGCGTAACCTTTACCGCGGAAAGCGACACGGATCAGGATGCGACGCTCCGTCTGTACTACCGCAGCGATATGGATTTGACCTGGAAATTAACCGTTGCGGGAACGGAATTAAGCTTAAGCACGTCCAAAAACGGCTGGTACGGCGACGATTGGTGGAAATCTGCCGATCTGCCGGTTCATTTGAACGCGGGCAGCAATACGATCAAAGCGGAAGTGACGAACGGTTATGCCAACCTTCACGGCATTGATCTCCTTTCGAACAAGTTCGATTCGAGAGCGGCCGCTGTGAACGGCATCGATAACAGCAAGCCGTTTACGGACGGCTTCGGCGGCATGTACGATACGGCCACGATTCCGGTCACGGGGGCGACAGGAGGGGATACGCCAGTTGTATTCCACTACAAATCAAACGCGGATCTGCATTATCAACTATTCGCTGGCGATAATCAGGCGCCCGTAGATGCGGACTTCCCGGGCACGGGCGGAGCGCAGGGCGAGCACACGCTTAACGTCACTCTGCCGCCGGGAGATAGCACGATCCGGCTGCAGCCGGAAGCGAACCTGACGGATTCGATCCAGCTGGACAAGATCGATGTTGGCGGTACAACGATAGAAGCGGAGGATCCCGCCGTGAAGCTGACAGGAGGAGCGGAAGTTGCGGCTGACGCCGCATCCGCCGGCTATATCGACAGCTTCAAGCAGCAGGGAGACTACGTTCAACTGCAGCTTGCCAATGTGACCGAATCCGGTGCTTATCCGTTAACCGTGACGTACAAAAACAGCGGAGGCGCTGCGGTGCGCAGCGTATACGTCAACGGCCGCAAAGCAGGATCGATCGAGCTTCCTTCCACCGGCGACAGCTGGAGTACGGCAACGGTGAATGTTTACTTGAAGTCTTCAGCGACGGACAACGAGATCATGGTGAAAAAGGAAGACGGCAAGACCGAAGAAGCGGGTATTCAGATCGATAAGCTCGTCGTCGGCGGCATGACGCTGGAAGCCGAAGACGGCGCCATCGGTTGGCAGCCTGTCGTGCCGCGCACGGGCAGCATTACGCCTGTCATCGGACAAACGGACGATTTCGGCAAAGCCGGTCAATCAGTTACCTTTACGATCGATGCGGCGGAAGACGTCGATCATTTCGATGTGCTGTACCGGACGGATAACAACCCGGTCGTCTCGGTATTGATTGATGGGGTAACAGCTGCGGCAAGCGTGCCGTTGTCGAAGACAAGTGGCGGCTGGGGCGGGGCGTTTGCGGCTAAGACCGTAAAGGCGAAGATCGCGGCCGGCAAGCATACCGTTACGCTGAAGATGGAATCGGACGGCCAATACGTTAATGTCAGCAGCATCGTTGTCGGCGGAGACGAATACGCGGTAGCGAACGCAGCGTTAACCGAAGCCGGCGGAACGCCGGTCAAGACAAAGATCGGATATGCGGATGACTTCAACGATGACGGCGACTTTGTTACGTTTAACGTGAAAGTGCCGGCGGAGGGCAGCTACAATCTCGTTTGGAAATATGTCAATGAAACGCGCGAAGTCTCCCGCGAAGTCGTTGTGAACGACGCAGCGCCGCAGACGGCCGCATTCCCGGTTCATGCATCCTGGTCTGACGTGACGATGAGCGGCGTTGAGCTGAAAGCCGGCCTCAACCAGGTGACGATTAAGGTCGCCGGCGCCGAAGACGACGGCATTAAGCTGGACGCGCTGAAGGTGGAGCAGGCGGCTTCGGCATTCTCGAAGATTTACGAGGCGGAGAAAGCGGATTTCCTGCCGCCAATGACCTTTTATAAAGACACGATTTTGAATTTCGGCCATATCGGCGATTCGGTATCGTTCGACATCGACGTACCGCAGGACGGAGAAGCGTCGCTGATCTATACGTATTCCAATCCGGGGTCGACGACAAGCCGGGCCGTGTTCATCGACGGAGTCAGACAGAACGATCTGAGCGGGCAGCCGGGAAGAATTTATTTTGACGGCACGGGCAGCACGGAGTCATACAGCGAGGACGGATATTTCATCGTGCCGTTCCTGGCGAAAGGGACGCATCGCGTGACGTTGAAGGCGGATGAGCTGAGCGAGAAGGGGAATATCCGCATTAAGCAGCTGACGCTCGGCTATTTCAACGAGCCGTCGCTCCGCTTGATGGATGCGGGTCTCGCGGCGCTGGGCGCGACGCACATCGAGCTCGGGACAGCGGAGAACATCGCGGACGGCCCGAACATGCTGGCCCATGAATACTATCCGAACCGCAGCAAGAAGCTGCTGAATTCGACCAAAGCGAACATGATGGATTACTTCAAGTTTAACGCCGCTTACGAGAATCTGCTTTTTGACAGCCGGGAAGATACGGCAGCGAAGCTTGAGGTTGCTCAGAACGGCAGCTTACTTCCACTCAGCCAGGACGGAGCGCGGAATACGCTTTGGTACACGGTCCGCAAAAACGATGACAACAAAGGCTTTGAACGTTACGATGTCATTCATCTGATCAATATGCTTAACAATGACGACAACTGGAGAAATGCGGCTGACGATCCGACGGAGCAGACGAATTTGAAGGTCACGTACCCGATCGGCATTTCTGAGAAGGATGCGAAAAAGCTGAAGGTGTTTGCGGCGACGCCGGATGCCGATCACGGCATGTTCAAAGAGCTGAATTATGCTTGGGACGGCACCAATCTGATCATCGATCTGCCATCGCTGCAGTATTGGTCCATGATTTTCATCGATAAGGATCCGCAAAAAGCAAAAGTTGACAAGCTGTTTGCCGAGCACGGCGAATCGGACAGCCACCCGGGCAATGGGAAGCAGAATCAAACTACGGGCGAATTATCCGGGGGAGCAGACCAGGACACATCCACCGATACGGGCGTTTTAAATGATCCCGGTTTGCGGCAAGCGACCGATGGCACGAATACGATTGACCGTCGGCAAATGGACGGCAACGCCTTCATTCAACAGCCGAAAAGCTTGAACGATTGA
- a CDS encoding extracellular solute-binding protein: MNKRIIAGLIFLLLTGCGSSRFIEGPLENQAASVMKEEIVVWHTYSDEETRIFENAVIPAFEKLHPDIKVTPVRQPYSSELKSTIISRASSGKPPDVVRMDISWVPELSSLNVLYPVSDLPDFAEAVKPLKSVTMETNLYQGRYYGLPLDVNTKIAVYNRLQLGAMGLSGPPETFAQLVQTAESNESQLGLDGLSTWSLLPYFVAFGGKLLDDSYTHAEGYLNSQASVQAMNRILLLSWKGVFNRSLILGKGDRWTSLLKGQMLMIDEGPWFYSILSSSKDNKYNLLDDTVAAPFPGKSIIGGENLVILKNTRHLQASWTFMKWMTGREAQQMMFKVGQIPTNIDAATPVEMQKNPFVMATMEGIKNPYLRPPIPKLNDVETIFTKYMLLIFTNKLPVKEGLDRAAAEIESAIR; this comes from the coding sequence GTGAACAAACGGATTATTGCCGGTTTGATATTTTTGCTGCTAACCGGCTGCGGGAGCTCCCGTTTTATCGAAGGCCCCTTGGAGAATCAAGCTGCATCTGTAATGAAAGAAGAAATCGTCGTTTGGCATACATACAGCGACGAGGAAACGCGAATTTTCGAAAATGCGGTCATTCCGGCCTTCGAGAAGCTCCATCCCGATATTAAAGTAACACCGGTTAGGCAGCCGTACAGCTCGGAGTTGAAATCGACCATTATTTCCAGAGCTTCATCCGGAAAACCCCCCGACGTCGTGCGCATGGACATTTCGTGGGTGCCTGAGCTGTCCAGTCTGAACGTTCTGTACCCGGTCAGCGACCTGCCGGATTTTGCCGAAGCCGTCAAGCCGCTGAAATCGGTAACGATGGAGACCAACCTGTATCAAGGCCGTTATTACGGTCTGCCGCTTGACGTGAACACGAAGATTGCGGTCTATAATCGGCTCCAGCTTGGGGCGATGGGACTTTCCGGGCCGCCTGAAACGTTCGCGCAGCTTGTGCAAACTGCTGAAAGCAATGAGAGCCAGCTTGGATTGGACGGCTTGTCGACCTGGTCGCTGCTGCCTTATTTCGTCGCGTTCGGAGGCAAGCTGCTTGATGACTCTTATACGCATGCAGAAGGTTATCTGAACAGTCAGGCCAGCGTTCAGGCGATGAACCGGATCCTATTGTTATCGTGGAAGGGCGTGTTTAACCGGAGTCTGATCCTGGGCAAAGGAGACCGCTGGACAAGTCTGCTGAAGGGTCAAATGCTCATGATTGATGAAGGACCCTGGTTCTATTCCATTCTGTCCAGCTCCAAAGACAACAAATACAACCTGCTGGACGATACGGTTGCTGCGCCCTTTCCGGGGAAATCCATCATCGGCGGCGAAAATTTGGTTATTCTCAAAAATACCCGGCATCTGCAGGCTTCGTGGACGTTTATGAAATGGATGACGGGAAGAGAGGCGCAGCAGATGATGTTCAAGGTCGGGCAAATCCCGACGAACATCGATGCCGCAACGCCGGTAGAGATGCAAAAAAATCCGTTTGTGATGGCGACGATGGAAGGAATAAAAAATCCTTATCTGCGGCCGCCGATTCCAAAGCTGAACGATGTCGAAACGATCTTTACGAAGTACATGCTGCTCATATTTACGAACAAGCTTCCGGTGAAAGAGGGCCTCGATCGGGCGGCGGCGGAAATCGAGTCTGCAATCCGGTGA